From Elusimicrobiaceae bacterium:
GATTGCGAGTCGGGCGTGGATTTCCCCGATCTGGAAAAAATTTCCGCCGCGTACGGACTGCCGTTTTTCAGGATCCGCGAAAACTCGGAGCTGGCCCGGCAGATTTCCGCCGCGCTAGCCTACAAAAGCCCGTGCGTGTGCGAGATTATGGCCGATCCGCAGCAGGATTTCGAGCCGAAACTGTCGTCCAGAGCGCTGCCTGACGGGCGGATGGTATCCGCTCCGCTTGAGGATATGGCGCCGTTTCTGGAGCGCGCCGAGTTTCTTTCCAATATGATAATTCCGCCGTTGAAAGAGAGCTGAAGTTTGCCAAAATATATCGTAATTGACTGCGGCGCCAGGCGCCTGGCACGCGGGATTTATGAGCCCGGCGGGCCGGGCCTTACGGGTTTGGAAGTCTATCCGGTAAAAAACGCGGATCCGCTCGGGCTGGCGGCCCAGTTCAGGGCGGTGTGCGGCGCGGCGGCGGACGCGGCGGGCCGGACGGACGGCATTTTGCTCGCCGGTTCGCCCGAGGAATTTGTTCTGACGGATGCTGTCGGCGCGCCCGTGAGCGGTGTTTTTACCGGTGAAAATACGGTTCTGAAGCTGATAGCCGGCCCGGAAACCGCGCTTGACAGAATGCGCGCGGAGCTCGGCGGGAAATTTTCCGCCGCGGCAGGATTTAAGCTAAAGCCCGCCACGCCGTTTGCGGCTGCGGCCGGTTACGCCGCTTTTAAGCGGCTGTCGGGCAAACTGCGCGTTTTCACGCTGCCGCAGTGGTTTGCGTTTCACTGCGGAAGGTTCAACGGCAAGGTGCATGAAACGCTTGCGGCAGGACTGGGATTTTATGATATTTTCGAGCGGGAGCCGGCTGCCGGACTGATCGGTTTTGCGGAGAAATTTTCCGGCTGCGCCCTTGAATCCGGCCAGCCGGTTACTGATATCTCCGCCTGCGCGGAGTTTGACGGAGTGCCTGTTTATTCCGGCGTAGGCGCGGCTCAGTGCGCGGTGCTGGGAGCGGGGTGCAGGCCGGCGGAGTCGGTTTATATCGGTGTCGGTGCGGAAGCCGCGGCATTCGCCGTCGCGGTGCGCGCTCCCGATGCGGATATCCTGCCGTATTTTGACTGTATGCGGCTGTCGGCGGTTTACGGTCTGCCGGGGAGCAACGCGGCAAGGTGTCTGCTGGCGGAATTCGAGCCGGAACAGGATGCAGGTGTTTTGCTGTCGTCGGTTACGGCCCGTCAGGTCGAGGCAACGGGCGGGCGGCAGGTATCAAGCGGCGAAACCGCCGGTTTGTCCGGCGGGGGGATTGCCGCGGACCGGGCGGCGGAAGCGCTGAATGGTCTTGCCGTCAGTTACGCCGTCGCCGCGCGCGGCATTGCGCCCGGCGGCGGGCTGGAACGGTGCCTGCTGGGCGGCGAGCCGGCGCGCAGCTGGCGCGCGCTGGGAGAAATGCTGGAGCGCGAACTCAGGGTTGAAACGCAGATCGTGCCGGCCCGCAATGAAGTCCTTTCAGGGCTTTGCCGCCTGGCGGACGGTTTTTAACAAGGATTTTGACAAATATCAGGGAGGCATTATGAACTCGTTGGAAATCAAGATGGTGGACGCGCTCAGGGATTTGCGCGAAAAGCATGGCGTGGTGGGCATCAAGGCGGAATTTGAGGCCGAGGGCACCCGCATGGAGGAAGCGCTGCGGCTTAAAGAGGTTATTACCCGCGCGGGGCTGGAGCTGAGCCTTAAAATAGGCGGCTGCGAAGCGATAAAGGATATGTATGACGCCCGGTCTATAGGAACGGCGCGGATAATCGCGCCGATGATTGAATCGGCTTACGCGCTGAAGAAATTCATGCAGTCGGGCAAGCTGGCTTTTCCCGTTGAAGAGTACGAGAATATGGAGCTTGGCATCAACGTCGAAACCATGCAGACGGTGAACAATCTCGACGATATTCTGGCTTCGCCCGCCGCAAAGGAACTGGATTTTGTGGTGATAGGCCGGGTGGATCTGTCCGGTTCCATGGGACTGGACCGCGACTCGATAAATTCCGAAGCGGTGTTCAAGCCCGTTTATGAAATCTGCGACAAATGCCAGCGCGCGGGCCTGAGGGTGGGGA
This genomic window contains:
- a CDS encoding aldolase/citrate lyase family protein, whose translation is MNSLEIKMVDALRDLREKHGVVGIKAEFEAEGTRMEEALRLKEVITRAGLELSLKIGGCEAIKDMYDARSIGTARIIAPMIESAYALKKFMQSGKLAFPVEEYENMELGINVETMQTVNNLDDILASPAAKELDFVVIGRVDLSGSMGLDRDSINSEAVFKPVYEICDKCQRAGLRVGIGGGVSADSLDFFRNLPKGSLSYYETRKVIFAVPQGLGQNAPDGILKAVGFELMWLKNKRNYYGAIYEEDAHRIVMLEDRYKNMIVSAGGKYE